From a region of the Enterobacter sp. JBIWA008 genome:
- a CDS encoding beta-ketoacyl synthase — translation MDCNIEALLRTEVQAAGLLPQGFRPGDHYNSQFHPRALQIAIVGASDAINALGIPWREIQAKIAPDRLGVYSGNIMGQLDDYGFGGMLQSRLKGQRVSAKQCPLGLNSMCADFLNAYVLGSVGHTSATLGACATFLYNLNAAVEDIKAGRIRVAVVGSAEAPVTSEVIEGFDAMGALATESKLKHIDETETADWRNSSRPFGNSCGFVIAESSQYVVLMDDELALQLGAEIHGSVGNVFINADGFKRSIASPGPGNYITMAKAVASAVSMAGIETVQKGSFIQAHGSSTPKNCVSEADIFDRVAQAFSIRNWPVTAVKSYLGHSLGPASGDQLISCLGVFRYGILPGIKSLSHIAPQVNNARLTIPVQDCKLEEGQGQIAFINSKGFGGNNATGVVYSPKLTHQWLRKRYGDAVYADYQQRNRLVRRQANAYDEAASQGELNVIYLFGQQGINEEDIKIDMNGITIPGFEKPITYAKDKEYPDF, via the coding sequence ATGGACTGTAATATTGAGGCGTTGCTGCGCACGGAGGTTCAGGCGGCAGGGCTGTTGCCGCAGGGATTCCGCCCGGGTGACCATTACAATTCGCAGTTCCATCCGCGGGCGCTACAAATTGCGATTGTCGGCGCGTCAGACGCCATCAACGCCCTGGGGATCCCGTGGCGAGAGATACAGGCAAAAATCGCGCCGGATCGGCTCGGTGTCTATTCGGGCAATATCATGGGGCAGCTCGACGATTATGGCTTTGGCGGAATGCTGCAGTCGCGCCTTAAAGGCCAGCGCGTCAGCGCCAAACAGTGTCCGCTGGGCCTGAACAGCATGTGCGCCGATTTCCTCAATGCGTATGTGCTGGGTAGCGTCGGTCATACCAGCGCCACGCTGGGGGCGTGCGCCACGTTTCTGTATAACCTGAATGCGGCAGTTGAAGATATCAAGGCGGGACGCATTCGCGTGGCCGTTGTGGGCAGCGCCGAAGCGCCGGTCACCTCCGAAGTGATTGAAGGATTCGACGCCATGGGCGCCCTGGCAACGGAGAGCAAGCTTAAGCACATTGATGAAACGGAAACGGCCGACTGGCGCAACAGCAGCCGCCCGTTTGGCAACAGCTGCGGTTTTGTGATCGCAGAGTCCAGCCAGTATGTCGTGTTAATGGACGACGAACTGGCGCTGCAGCTTGGCGCAGAGATCCACGGTTCGGTGGGGAATGTCTTCATTAATGCTGACGGCTTTAAACGTTCTATTGCGTCACCGGGGCCGGGGAACTACATCACCATGGCGAAAGCCGTAGCCTCTGCGGTATCGATGGCCGGGATCGAGACGGTGCAGAAGGGATCGTTTATTCAGGCGCATGGATCAAGCACGCCGAAGAATTGCGTCTCCGAGGCGGATATTTTTGACCGCGTTGCGCAAGCCTTTTCAATTCGCAACTGGCCGGTGACGGCGGTGAAATCATATCTCGGTCACTCCCTGGGGCCCGCCAGCGGCGACCAGCTCATCAGCTGCCTCGGCGTCTTCCGCTATGGTATTTTGCCGGGAATTAAAAGCCTGTCGCACATTGCGCCGCAGGTGAATAACGCACGCTTAACCATTCCTGTTCAGGACTGCAAATTAGAGGAAGGCCAGGGGCAAATCGCCTTTATTAATTCAAAAGGCTTTGGCGGGAATAACGCCACGGGGGTGGTTTACTCGCCAAAGCTTACCCATCAATGGTTGCGCAAACGCTACGGGGACGCGGTGTATGCGGATTATCAGCAGCGTAACCGCCTGGTGCGACGTCAGGCGAACGCATACGACGAGGCGGCGTCGCAGGGTGAGCTCAATGTCATTTATCTGTTCGGCCAGCAGGGAATAAATGAGGAAGATATTAAGATTGATATGAACGGCATCACCATTCCCGGATTTGAAAAACCGATAACGTACGCGAAGGATAAAGAATACCCGGACTTTTAA
- the fklB gene encoding FKBP-type peptidyl-prolyl cis-trans isomerase produces MTTPTFDTIEAQASYGIGLQVGQQLSESGLEGLLPEALVAGIADALEGKQPAVPVDVVHRALREIHERADAVRRARFEEMAAEGVKYLEENREREGVNSTESGLQFRVINQGDGAIPARTDHVRVHYTGKLIDGTVFDSSVARGEPAEFPVNGVIAGWIEALTLMPVGSKWELTIPHNLAYGERGAGASIPPFSTLVFEVELLEIL; encoded by the coding sequence ATGACCACCCCGACTTTTGACACTATCGAAGCGCAGGCAAGTTACGGTATCGGCTTGCAGGTAGGACAGCAGCTGAGCGAATCCGGCCTGGAAGGTCTGTTACCAGAAGCGCTGGTGGCGGGTATCGCTGACGCGCTGGAAGGCAAACAGCCTGCTGTTCCGGTTGACGTCGTGCACCGTGCGCTGCGTGAAATCCACGAACGTGCTGACGCCGTGCGTCGCGCGCGCTTCGAAGAGATGGCGGCCGAAGGTGTGAAATATCTGGAAGAGAACCGTGAGCGTGAAGGCGTGAACAGCACCGAATCCGGTCTGCAGTTCCGCGTGATCAACCAGGGCGACGGCGCAATCCCTGCGCGTACCGACCATGTTCGCGTACACTACACCGGTAAGCTGATCGACGGTACCGTCTTTGACAGCTCCGTGGCGCGCGGCGAACCGGCAGAATTCCCGGTCAACGGCGTGATCGCAGGCTGGATCGAAGCTCTGACCCTGATGCCGGTCGGTTCCAAATGGGAACTGACTATCCCGCATAATCTGGCCTACGGCGAGCGCGGCGCTGGCGCGTCCATCCCGCCATTCAGCACCCTGGTCTTTGAAGTCGAGCTGCTGGAAATTCTGTAA
- a CDS encoding helix-turn-helix domain-containing protein: MTNTQIGFVLCERMLSSGLSLPIEMWKAAASSYLAEQKITSHAVTHKQEKSPFRLCRPENILKVNTIGINSEPILTHSGFSIIADTTLAAYRHYDVIYLPALWRNPRAVVRQQPELLEWLTEQAARGTRIAAVGTGCCFLAESGLLNGKPATTHWHYFKQFARDYPSVKLQTKHFLTQADNIFCAASVKALSDLTIHFIETIYGKRVATHTQRTFFHEIRSQFERQCYSEENKPHPDEDIVQIQIWIKANCASDISMQNLADMAGMSLRNFNRRFKNATDMSPLQYLLTARIESAMTMLQSTNLSIQEIANAVGYQDIAHFNRQFKHKTTVSPGDYRKTVRAKMFSA; the protein is encoded by the coding sequence ATGACAAATACACAAATAGGATTTGTGTTATGCGAACGCATGCTAAGTTCCGGTCTCAGTCTTCCGATTGAAATGTGGAAAGCCGCAGCCAGTAGCTATTTAGCCGAGCAAAAAATAACATCCCACGCAGTCACGCACAAACAGGAGAAGTCACCCTTCAGGCTCTGTCGCCCGGAGAATATTCTGAAGGTGAACACCATTGGCATAAACAGCGAGCCCATCCTGACGCACAGCGGCTTTAGTATTATCGCCGATACCACCCTTGCCGCATACAGGCACTATGACGTTATCTATCTTCCTGCCCTGTGGCGCAATCCTCGCGCAGTGGTCAGACAACAGCCTGAACTTCTGGAATGGCTGACCGAGCAGGCCGCGCGAGGAACCCGCATTGCCGCCGTCGGAACGGGGTGCTGTTTTCTGGCGGAGTCGGGACTGCTCAACGGGAAGCCCGCCACCACCCACTGGCATTACTTCAAACAATTCGCGCGCGACTACCCCAGCGTAAAATTACAAACAAAGCATTTTCTCACGCAGGCCGATAATATTTTCTGCGCCGCAAGCGTTAAGGCCCTGTCAGATCTGACGATCCATTTTATAGAAACGATATACGGGAAGCGCGTAGCCACACATACTCAACGGACATTTTTCCATGAAATTCGTAGCCAGTTTGAGCGTCAATGCTACAGTGAAGAAAACAAACCCCATCCGGATGAAGATATCGTGCAAATTCAAATCTGGATAAAAGCCAACTGCGCATCGGATATATCTATGCAAAATCTTGCAGATATGGCTGGCATGAGTTTGCGCAACTTTAATCGCCGCTTTAAAAATGCCACCGACATGTCCCCTCTGCAGTATTTATTAACCGCCAGAATTGAATCCGCCATGACAATGCTGCAATCCACCAATCTAAGCATTCAGGAAATCGCGAATGCGGTTGGATATCAGGATATTGCGCACTTCAATCGCCAGTTTAAGCATAAAACAACGGTTTCACCGGGGGATTACCGTAAAACCGTTCGGGCAAAGATGTTTAGTGCATAA
- a CDS encoding SDR family oxidoreductase — translation MIAITGATGQLGHLVIEQLLKTVQANQIVAIVRNPAKAQALSQQGIVVRQADYTDEAALTAALSGVDKLLLISSSEVGQRATQHQNVINAAKTAGVKFIAYTSLLHADKSPLGLHVEHVATEKALAESGIPYALLRNGWYTENYLASAPPALEHGVFIGAAGEGKIASATRADYAAAAAKVIAEEGHEGKVYELAGDHGWTLSELAAELSKQSGKPVTYQNLSEADFAAALKSVGLPAGLADMLADSDVGASKGGLFDDSHTLSKLIGRATTPLAQSIKAIL, via the coding sequence ATGATCGCGATTACCGGCGCTACCGGCCAGCTTGGCCATCTCGTTATCGAACAGCTGTTGAAAACCGTACAGGCCAACCAGATTGTGGCCATCGTACGTAACCCGGCGAAAGCGCAAGCCTTAAGCCAGCAGGGAATTGTGGTACGTCAGGCAGACTACACGGATGAAGCCGCATTGACCGCCGCGCTCAGCGGCGTGGATAAGCTCCTGCTGATCTCGTCCAGCGAAGTCGGCCAGCGCGCAACCCAGCACCAGAATGTAATTAACGCCGCCAAAACGGCAGGCGTGAAATTTATCGCCTACACCAGCCTGCTGCATGCGGACAAATCGCCGCTCGGTCTGCACGTTGAACACGTTGCCACTGAAAAAGCGCTGGCGGAATCCGGCATTCCTTATGCCCTGCTGCGCAATGGATGGTATACCGAAAACTATCTGGCGAGCGCGCCGCCTGCGCTGGAACACGGCGTATTTATTGGTGCGGCAGGCGAAGGCAAAATTGCCTCTGCGACCCGTGCAGACTATGCCGCGGCGGCAGCCAAAGTGATTGCTGAAGAGGGGCATGAAGGCAAGGTGTATGAACTGGCGGGCGACCACGGCTGGACGCTGAGCGAACTGGCGGCTGAACTCAGCAAACAGAGCGGAAAGCCGGTCACCTACCAGAATCTCAGTGAAGCGGATTTTGCCGCCGCGCTGAAAAGCGTCGGCCTGCCTGCCGGACTAGCCGATATGCTGGCGGATTCCGATGTGGGCGCGTCTAAAGGGGGACTGTTTGACGATAGCCATACGCTGAGCAAACTGATCGGGCGCGCAACGACGCCGCTGGCCCAGAGCATTAAAGCCATTCTTTAA
- the cycA gene encoding D-serine/D-alanine/glycine transporter, which yields MVDQVKVVADEEASSEQSLRRNLTNRHIQLIAIGGAIGTGLFMGSGKTISLAGPSIIFVYMIIGFMLFFVMRAMGELLLSNLEYKSFSDFASDLLGPWAGYFTGWTYWFCWVVTGMADVVAITAYAQFWFPGLSDWVASLAVIILLLSLNLATVKMFGEMEFWFAMIKIVAIVGLIVVGLVMVLTHFQSPTGVQASFTHLWNDGGWFPKGISGFFAGFQIAVFAFVGIELVGTTAAETKDPEKSLPRAINSIPVRIIMFYVFALVIIMSVTPWSSVVPTKSPFVELFVLVGLPAAASLINFVVLTSAASSANSGVFSTSRMLFGLAQEGVAPSAFAKLSKRAVPAKGLTFSCMCLLGGVVMLYVNPSVIGAFTMITTVSAILFMFVWTIILCSYLVYRKQRPHLHEKSIYKMPLGKLMCWVCMAFFVFVLVLLTLEDDTRQALIVTPLWFIALGLGWVFIGKKRMAGVR from the coding sequence ATGGTAGATCAGGTCAAAGTCGTCGCCGACGAAGAGGCGTCGTCTGAACAGTCGCTACGGCGCAATCTCACAAACCGTCATATTCAGCTCATTGCCATCGGGGGTGCCATCGGTACCGGGCTGTTTATGGGGTCAGGCAAAACCATCAGTCTCGCCGGGCCGTCGATCATATTCGTTTATATGATCATCGGTTTTATGCTGTTCTTCGTGATGCGTGCAATGGGTGAACTGCTGCTCTCGAACCTCGAATACAAATCCTTTAGCGACTTCGCTTCTGACCTGCTCGGGCCGTGGGCTGGCTATTTCACCGGCTGGACCTACTGGTTCTGCTGGGTGGTCACCGGTATGGCGGACGTCGTGGCGATTACCGCCTACGCGCAGTTCTGGTTCCCGGGGCTGTCGGACTGGGTCGCCTCGCTGGCGGTCATTATTCTGCTGCTGAGCCTGAACCTCGCCACCGTCAAAATGTTCGGTGAGATGGAGTTCTGGTTCGCGATGATCAAAATCGTGGCCATCGTTGGGCTCATCGTTGTGGGTCTGGTGATGGTGCTTACCCACTTCCAGTCGCCAACGGGCGTTCAGGCGTCGTTTACCCATCTGTGGAATGACGGCGGCTGGTTCCCGAAAGGCATTAGCGGCTTCTTTGCCGGCTTCCAGATCGCGGTGTTCGCGTTTGTGGGAATTGAGCTTGTCGGAACGACCGCTGCGGAAACCAAAGATCCGGAGAAGTCCCTGCCGCGCGCCATCAACTCCATTCCTGTGCGTATCATCATGTTCTACGTCTTCGCGCTGGTCATCATTATGTCCGTGACGCCGTGGAGCTCCGTGGTACCCACCAAGAGCCCGTTCGTTGAGCTGTTCGTGCTGGTAGGCTTGCCTGCTGCCGCGAGCCTGATTAACTTCGTGGTGCTGACCTCTGCGGCCTCTTCCGCGAACAGCGGGGTGTTCTCCACCAGCCGCATGCTTTTTGGTCTGGCGCAGGAAGGCGTAGCGCCGAGCGCGTTCGCTAAGCTTTCTAAGCGTGCGGTACCGGCAAAAGGGCTGACCTTCTCCTGCATGTGTCTGCTGGGCGGCGTGGTGATGCTCTACGTGAACCCAAGCGTGATTGGCGCGTTCACCATGATTACCACGGTCTCTGCGATTCTGTTTATGTTCGTATGGACCATCATCCTCTGTTCATACCTGGTGTACCGCAAGCAGCGTCCACACCTGCATGAAAAATCGATTTACAAGATGCCGCTGGGCAAGCTGATGTGCTGGGTGTGCATGGCGTTCTTCGTCTTCGTGCTGGTTCTGCTGACGCTGGAAGATGATACCCGTCAGGCACTCATCGTCACGCCGCTGTGGTTTATCGCGCTGGGGCTGGGCTGGGTGTTTATCGGTAAGAAACGTATGGCAGGCGTAAGGTAA
- a CDS encoding AraC family transcriptional regulator, with the protein MQGVPEQFNDERDSARFRHLAQLPGLELYHAHISDYAFEPHTHEAFGIGTIETGAERFRYRGTQHLAVEKSVVTMNPDEIHTGESATEGGWRYRMVYIEPDLLEEVTGLRHWWFSDVTRHDPLRSQQIGRLIYGLWHTDDPLAQKGLLLDLIETFRPFAHHAPVVQEGAHRFERVREYLHDNYMRALTLDELASVVSLSPYHFQRQFKAHFHVTPHQMLMAIRLWRAKAFLTHGMPAAEVAAATGLTDQSHLTRAFTHRYGITPVRYQKQVTRR; encoded by the coding sequence GTGCAAGGCGTACCGGAACAGTTTAATGATGAAAGAGACAGCGCACGCTTTCGCCATCTGGCACAGCTGCCGGGCCTGGAGCTTTATCATGCGCATATTTCTGACTACGCCTTTGAGCCTCACACCCATGAAGCCTTCGGGATCGGCACGATTGAAACCGGTGCCGAGCGCTTTCGCTATCGCGGTACCCAGCATCTCGCGGTGGAAAAATCCGTCGTCACCATGAACCCGGACGAGATCCATACCGGCGAATCCGCCACCGAAGGCGGCTGGCGCTACCGGATGGTCTATATCGAACCCGATCTGCTGGAAGAGGTGACCGGCCTCCGGCACTGGTGGTTTAGCGATGTCACGCGTCATGACCCGCTGCGCTCGCAGCAAATTGGCAGGCTCATTTACGGCTTGTGGCATACGGACGATCCGCTTGCGCAAAAAGGATTACTGCTGGATCTGATTGAGACCTTCCGGCCGTTTGCCCATCATGCGCCAGTGGTTCAGGAAGGCGCGCACCGCTTCGAACGCGTGCGCGAGTATCTGCACGACAACTATATGCGCGCCCTGACGCTGGACGAGCTGGCCAGCGTCGTTTCGCTCAGCCCGTACCACTTCCAGCGCCAGTTCAAAGCCCATTTTCACGTGACGCCGCACCAGATGCTGATGGCCATTCGCCTCTGGCGCGCCAAAGCGTTCCTCACGCACGGCATGCCCGCGGCAGAGGTCGCCGCCGCGACCGGACTGACCGACCAGTCGCATTTAACCCGCGCGTTTACCCACCGCTACGGCATTACCCCCGTCCGCTACCAGAAGCAGGTCACCCGGCGCTAA
- the rplI gene encoding 50S ribosomal protein L9, producing the protein MQVILLDKVANLGSLGDQVNVKAGYARNFLVPQGKAVPATKKNVEFFEARRAELEAKLADVLAAANARAEAINALGTVTIASKAGDEGKLFGSIGTRDIADAVTAAGVKVAKSEVRLPNGVLRTTGEHEVDFQVHSEVFAKLVVNVVAE; encoded by the coding sequence ATGCAAGTTATTCTGCTTGATAAAGTAGCAAACCTGGGCAGCCTGGGTGATCAGGTTAACGTTAAAGCGGGTTACGCACGTAACTTCCTGGTTCCACAGGGTAAAGCTGTTCCAGCTACCAAGAAAAACGTAGAGTTTTTCGAAGCACGTCGCGCTGAACTGGAAGCCAAACTGGCTGACGTTCTGGCGGCTGCTAACGCTCGCGCTGAAGCAATCAACGCACTGGGCACTGTTACCATCGCTTCCAAAGCTGGCGACGAAGGTAAACTGTTCGGTTCCATCGGTACCCGCGATATCGCTGATGCAGTTACTGCAGCAGGCGTTAAAGTGGCTAAGAGCGAAGTTCGTCTGCCGAACGGCGTTCTGCGTACCACTGGTGAGCACGAAGTTGACTTCCAGGTTCACAGCGAAGTGTTCGCTAAACTGGTTGTTAACGTTGTAGCTGAGTAA
- a CDS encoding OapA family protein — translation MPGRFELKPTLAKIWQAPDNFRIMDPLPPLHRRGIIIGALMVIVGFLLPSGGDDVDTTPVTRNAQLDIQSQTRPQPDAQPMQTQLVTPSNDPGQVAPVEPEPIQDEQPQDQAAAPSQPQTQQPTGIEQQWRSYRVEPGKTLAQLFRDHNLPPTDVYAMAKVEGAGKPLSNLQNGQMVQIRQNASGVVTGLTIDTGNGQQVLFTRQSDGSFIRVR, via the coding sequence ATGCCCGGGCGATTTGAACTGAAACCTACCCTGGCGAAAATCTGGCAGGCGCCGGACAATTTTCGCATCATGGACCCGCTGCCTCCTTTGCATCGCAGAGGGATCATCATTGGCGCGCTGATGGTGATCGTGGGCTTCCTGCTTCCTTCCGGGGGCGATGATGTTGATACCACACCCGTCACCCGAAATGCTCAACTGGACATTCAGTCGCAGACGCGGCCACAGCCTGACGCACAGCCGATGCAGACGCAGCTTGTCACCCCGTCTAACGATCCGGGTCAGGTCGCGCCGGTTGAGCCAGAACCTATTCAGGATGAACAGCCGCAGGATCAAGCCGCCGCCCCATCACAGCCTCAGACGCAACAACCCACCGGCATTGAGCAACAGTGGCGTTCCTATCGCGTAGAGCCGGGCAAAACCCTGGCACAGCTGTTCCGCGACCATAACCTGCCGCCAACCGACGTGTATGCCATGGCGAAAGTAGAAGGTGCGGGTAAACCGCTTAGTAACCTGCAGAATGGTCAGATGGTGCAGATTCGCCAGAATGCCAGCGGGGTGGTGACAGGATTAACGATTGATACAGGAAACGGACAACAGGTGCTGTTTACCCGCCAGTCAGACGGCAGTTTTATCAGGGTGCGTTAA
- a CDS encoding DMT family transporter has protein sequence MISGVLYALLAGMMWGLIFVGPLIVPEYPAILQSTGRYLALGLIALPLAWLGRTRLRQLSRQDWGTALALTMMGNLIYYVCLASAIQRTGAPVSTMIIGTLPVVIPVFANLLYSHRDGKLAWSKMAPALVCTAVGLVCVNIAELRHGQAGVDLWRYGTGIVLAFISVACWAWYALRNARWLRENPDKHPMMWATAQALVTLPVSLVGYAGACIWLGHQQPDFAQPFGPRPWVFTGLMVAIAVLCSWVGALCWNIASQKLPTVILGPLIVFETLAGLLYTFLMRQSVPPLFTACGIALLVVGVVMAVRAKPEKARVVPASEM, from the coding sequence ATGATTAGTGGAGTGTTGTATGCCCTGCTGGCCGGGATGATGTGGGGACTGATTTTTGTCGGCCCGCTGATCGTGCCCGAGTATCCGGCAATACTGCAGTCGACCGGACGTTATCTGGCGCTCGGGCTGATTGCTCTGCCCCTGGCGTGGCTGGGACGCACGCGATTGCGTCAGCTCAGCCGTCAGGACTGGGGGACCGCGCTGGCGCTGACCATGATGGGCAATCTTATCTACTACGTTTGCCTCGCGAGTGCCATTCAGCGTACCGGTGCTCCGGTATCTACCATGATTATCGGCACGCTGCCGGTCGTCATCCCCGTCTTTGCTAACCTGCTCTACAGCCACCGCGATGGCAAACTGGCGTGGTCAAAAATGGCGCCAGCGCTGGTATGTACCGCCGTGGGGCTGGTATGCGTCAATATTGCTGAGCTACGTCACGGGCAGGCTGGTGTTGACCTGTGGCGTTACGGTACTGGCATTGTGCTGGCGTTCATTTCCGTGGCGTGCTGGGCATGGTATGCCCTGCGCAACGCGCGCTGGCTGCGGGAGAACCCGGACAAGCACCCGATGATGTGGGCGACGGCGCAGGCGCTGGTCACGCTGCCCGTCTCACTGGTGGGATATGCCGGCGCGTGCATCTGGTTAGGCCATCAACAGCCAGACTTCGCCCAGCCCTTCGGGCCAAGACCGTGGGTGTTTACTGGCTTAATGGTTGCGATTGCGGTGCTGTGCTCGTGGGTGGGCGCGCTGTGCTGGAACATTGCCAGCCAGAAGCTGCCGACGGTGATTTTAGGGCCGCTGATTGTCTTCGAAACTCTGGCCGGACTGCTTTATACCTTCCTGATGCGCCAGAGCGTGCCGCCGTTATTCACGGCCTGCGGGATCGCGCTGCTGGTGGTGGGGGTGGTGATGGCGGTAAGAGCGAAGCCGGAAAAAGCGAGGGTCGTTCCGGCTTCGGAGATGTGA
- the ytfE gene encoding iron-sulfur cluster repair protein YtfE has protein sequence MAFRDQPLGELALSIPRASALFRKYDMDYCCGGKQTLAHAASRKELDVEVIEAELALLAEQPVDKDWRTAPLAEIIDHIIVRYHDRHREQLPELILQATKVERVHADKPSVPRGLAKYLTLLHEELSSHMMKEEQILFPMIKHGMGSQAMGPISVMESEHDDAGELLEVIKHTTHNVTPPPEACTTWKAMYNGINEMIDDLMEHISLENNVLFPRALAGE, from the coding sequence ATGGCCTTTCGCGACCAACCCCTTGGCGAGCTGGCGCTCTCCATCCCTCGCGCTTCTGCGCTGTTCCGTAAATACGATATGGATTACTGCTGCGGCGGTAAGCAAACCCTTGCGCATGCGGCCTCACGCAAAGAGCTGGACGTTGAGGTGATTGAAGCAGAGCTGGCGCTGCTGGCCGAGCAGCCCGTCGACAAAGACTGGCGAACCGCCCCGCTCGCTGAAATCATCGACCATATCATCGTACGTTACCATGACCGTCACCGTGAACAGCTGCCGGAACTGATCCTGCAGGCGACCAAAGTTGAGCGCGTACATGCCGACAAACCTTCCGTACCGCGCGGTCTGGCAAAGTACCTGACCCTGCTGCACGAAGAGCTTTCCAGCCATATGATGAAAGAAGAGCAGATCCTCTTCCCGATGATCAAACATGGAATGGGCAGCCAGGCGATGGGGCCTATCAGCGTAATGGAAAGCGAGCATGATGACGCGGGCGAACTGCTGGAAGTGATCAAACACACCACCCACAACGTCACGCCGCCGCCAGAAGCGTGCACAACGTGGAAAGCGATGTACAACGGCATTAACGAGATGATCGACGACCTGATGGAACACATCAGTCTTGAGAACAACGTTCTGTTCCCGCGGGCATTAGCTGGGGAATAG
- a CDS encoding methyl-accepting chemotaxis protein gives MFKRIKVITLLISVLLVLGIMQVISAGIFINALNNDKDNFTVSQLSSKNVAEFTDAWISLNQARVTLNRGMLRLQSSMASQINGGQLNELVNTAKNLLADAQVHYDKYYALPNTPGLDENLTNQLEEQYRMYSATLTQMNVLLSQGNLEDMFKQNAEQKQNAMQKVYREWREAQATLTDKGIQDNESDYKHILWILSAVMLLVIVVIISSWVAMRRVLLLPLEEVINHIRAIAAGDLTQPIQAEGKNEMAILARNVQEMQTSLANTVGVVREGADTIYTGAGEISAGSNDLSSRTEQQAASLEETAASMEQLTATVKQNADNARQASRLALDASSTAKKGGNVVEGVVRTMDEIATSSSKIAQITNVIDGIAFQTNILALNAAVEAARAGEQGRGFAVVAGEVRTLAQRSAQAAKEIKALIDDSGERVSAGSQLVNEAGETMAEIVNAVTRVTDIMGEIASASDEQSRGIDQVGQAVAEMDRVTQQNASLVEESAAAAAALEDQAARLNEAVAVFKITRNQAVKAAPVKTYVPKAQPVATASEGNWETF, from the coding sequence ATGTTTAAACGTATAAAAGTCATTACCCTTCTGATTTCGGTGCTGCTTGTGCTCGGGATCATGCAAGTGATTTCCGCCGGTATCTTTATCAACGCGCTGAATAACGATAAAGACAACTTCACCGTGTCGCAGCTCTCCAGCAAGAACGTGGCGGAGTTTACCGATGCGTGGATCAGTCTGAACCAGGCGCGCGTCACCCTGAACCGCGGGATGTTGCGCCTGCAAAGCAGCATGGCCTCTCAGATTAACGGCGGTCAGCTCAATGAGTTGGTCAACACGGCGAAAAATCTGCTCGCCGATGCGCAGGTCCATTACGATAAATACTATGCCCTGCCAAATACGCCCGGCCTGGATGAGAACCTGACTAACCAACTCGAAGAGCAGTACCGCATGTACTCTGCAACGCTGACGCAAATGAACGTTCTGCTGAGCCAGGGCAATCTGGAAGATATGTTCAAGCAGAACGCGGAGCAAAAGCAAAACGCGATGCAGAAGGTTTATCGTGAATGGCGCGAGGCGCAGGCAACGCTCACCGATAAAGGCATCCAGGACAATGAAAGTGATTACAAGCACATCCTGTGGATCCTCTCTGCGGTTATGCTGCTGGTGATAGTGGTGATTATTTCCAGCTGGGTAGCCATGCGCCGCGTGCTGTTGCTGCCTCTGGAAGAGGTGATTAACCATATTCGTGCCATTGCGGCGGGGGATTTAACCCAGCCGATTCAGGCTGAAGGTAAGAACGAAATGGCTATCCTGGCGCGCAACGTTCAGGAGATGCAAACCTCGCTAGCGAACACAGTAGGCGTGGTGCGTGAAGGCGCAGATACGATTTACACCGGTGCAGGAGAAATCTCTGCGGGCAGCAACGATCTCTCTTCACGTACCGAGCAGCAGGCCGCTTCTCTGGAAGAAACGGCAGCCAGCATGGAACAGCTGACGGCAACCGTGAAGCAGAACGCCGATAACGCGCGTCAGGCTTCCCGTCTGGCGCTGGACGCCTCCTCTACGGCGAAGAAGGGCGGAAACGTGGTTGAAGGCGTGGTGCGTACGATGGACGAAATCGCCACCAGTTCCAGTAAAATCGCGCAAATTACTAACGTGATCGACGGTATTGCCTTCCAGACTAACATCCTGGCGTTGAACGCGGCGGTGGAAGCGGCGCGCGCGGGCGAGCAGGGCCGTGGTTTTGCGGTGGTGGCAGGGGAAGTGCGTACTCTCGCCCAGCGCAGCGCCCAGGCGGCGAAAGAGATCAAAGCGCTGATCGATGATTCCGGTGAACGCGTGAGCGCGGGCTCCCAGCTGGTTAACGAAGCCGGGGAGACGATGGCAGAGATCGTCAATGCGGTCACCCGCGTCACCGACATCATGGGTGAAATTGCCTCGGCCTCTGACGAGCAGAGCCGCGGTATCGACCAGGTGGGCCAGGCGGTAGCCGAGATGGACCGCGTGACCCAGCAGAACGCCTCGCTGGTAGAGGAATCTGCAGCCGCGGCTGCGGCGCTGGAAGATCAGGCTGCACGCCTGAACGAAGCGGTGGCGGTGTTCAAAATTACCCGTAACCAGGCGGTCAAAGCGGCGCCGGTGAAAACCTATGTGCCAAAAGCGCAGCCTGTAGCGACGGCATCAGAAGGGAACTGGGAAACGTTTTAA